One window from the genome of Desulforamulus ruminis DSM 2154 encodes:
- a CDS encoding flavin reductase, with amino-acid sequence MMTQWRCTVCDYIHEGPEPPEECPVCGVDASHFVKVESAAGSGEECRNAVKKALRQISYGLYVISSRKDGRFNGQCANSVFQVTSEPVQLAVGINKNNLTHEYIMDSRVFVVSVLNPKGLDLVKRFGFQSGRKVDKFADTPFDLGEVEVPLLRDCLANLECRVVNTLDVGTHTLFVGEVVCAKERAAGEPMTYALYHRLKNTAVSPAAESRSLTQWRCKVCGYVHQGEQPPEICPVCGVGPEEFEKLL; translated from the coding sequence ATGATGACGCAATGGCGCTGCACAGTGTGCGACTATATTCATGAAGGGCCGGAGCCGCCGGAGGAGTGTCCCGTTTGTGGCGTGGATGCATCCCATTTTGTAAAGGTTGAATCCGCCGCGGGATCCGGTGAAGAATGCAGGAATGCCGTAAAAAAAGCCCTGCGGCAGATTTCCTATGGTTTGTATGTCATTTCATCCCGTAAGGACGGCCGGTTTAACGGTCAGTGTGCCAATTCGGTTTTCCAAGTAACTTCCGAGCCGGTACAACTGGCTGTGGGAATTAATAAAAACAATTTAACCCATGAATATATCATGGACAGCCGGGTTTTTGTAGTTTCTGTGCTGAATCCCAAGGGCTTGGATTTGGTAAAGCGATTTGGTTTTCAAAGCGGCCGAAAGGTTGACAAGTTTGCAGATACTCCCTTTGATCTGGGGGAGGTGGAGGTGCCTTTACTGCGGGATTGCCTGGCCAACCTGGAATGCAGGGTGGTGAACACCCTGGATGTGGGGACCCACACCTTGTTTGTGGGAGAGGTTGTTTGTGCCAAGGAAAGGGCGGCAGGAGAACCCATGACCTATGCCCTTTACCATCGCCTAAAGAATACAGCGGTGAGCCCGGCGGCGGAATCCCGATCCCTGACCCAGTGGCGGTGCAAGGTATGCGGGTATGTTCACCAGGGTGAGCAGCCCCCTGAGATTTGTCCGGTATGCGGTGTTGGACCGGAAGAATTTGAAAAACTGCTTTAA